The stretch of DNA CGATGCCGTCGCGCATTCTGCCAAAGGACAAGGACCAAGAGGACGTGAACAACGTGCGCTATGTATACGGACTGTCGAGCGCGCTGCTGGTGGGCGGCGCTACCCTTTCGCTGATCACCGGCTCGCCGCTGGGCGCGCAGGTGGCGCAGAACGACGGGGCGGTGATGGACCAGGTGGTGCCGGTTGCGGGCGCGCCGGCCAGCTTTGCCGATCTTACCGCGCAGTTGCAGCCCGCAGTGGTCAACATCGCCACCCGCCAGCGGGTCGAGGTCGCCAACAACCCCTTCGCCGGCACGCCCTTTGCCGAACTGTTCAACCGGCGCGGCGGCGGCGGCGGCGGCGGCGAGCCCCAGACGCGCGAGGCGCAGTCGCTGGGTTCGGGCTTCATCATTTCGGCTGACGGCTATGTCGTCACCAACAATCACGTGATCAATCCGCCCGACAGCCGTGCCACGCTGGAATCGATCACCATCACCACGACGGACGGCACCGAATACGAAGCCGAACTGATCGGCGCGGATGCGGCATCCGACCTCGCGGTGCTCAAGATCAAGGCGAACAAGACCTTCCCCTTCGTGCGCTTCGGCGATTCGAGCGCGGCGCGTCCGGGTGACTGGGTGGTCGCAATCGGCAATCCCTTCGGCCTCAACGGCACGGTCACCAGCGGGATCATCTCGGCGGTCTACCGCAACACCGGCCAGGGCGGCGCCTATGACCGCTACATCCAGACCGATGCCAGCATCAACCGCGGCAATTCGGGCGGCCCGCTGTTCGACATGCGCGGCAACGTGATCGGCATCAACAACGCGATCTTCTCGCCCTCGGGCGGCAGCGTCGGGATCGGCTTTGCCATCCCCGCCGAAATCGCCGCGCCGATCGTCGAGAAGCTGCGTTCGGGCGAGGAAATCCAGCGCGGCTACATGGGCGTGCGGCTCCAGCCGATCGACGAGGATTTCGCCGCTTCGCTGGGCCTGCCCAAGCGCCGCGGCGAGCTGGCGCAGACGGTCGAGGACGGCAGCCCCGCCGCCCGCGCCGGGATCCGTTCGGGCGACGTGCTGACCAAGGTCAACGGCAAGGACGTGACCGCCGATCAGACCGTCAGCTTCCTCGTCGCCAACCTCCAGCCGGGCACCACCATCCCGGTCGAAGTGCTGCGCGACGGCAAGCGGGTGAACATCAATGTCACGCTCGGCAAGCGCCCGACCGAAGCGGAACTGCTCCAGCAGAACCAGACCTTCGACCCCGAGGCCGAAGAGCCGATGGCGCCGGGCACGTCGGACAGCACGATCGAGCAGAAGCTCGGGATGCAGGTGATGCCGATGAATGCCGGTGTGGCCCGCTCGCTCGGCGTCGCAGCCGATTTGCAGGGCGTGGTGATCGCCGCGGTCGATCCCAATGGCGATGCCGCGCGCAAGGGCCTGCGCCGGGGCGACATCATCCTGTCGGCCAATTATCAGGCAACCCCGACGGTCGAGGCGCTGCTGGCGCAGGTCAACGCCGCCACCGCCGAGAAGCGCGACGCGATCCTGCTGCGCATCCAGCGCCGCACCACCCCGCCCGCCTTCGTCGCGGTGCGCCTCCGGTAAGCGGGATTGCGAGACCAAAAATGAAAGGGCGCCGGGAGATGATCCCGGCGCCCTTTTCGTATCCCCCCGGCGATCGCGCTACTGATCTGCGGGCTTGATCGCGGGCTGCGGCGGCGGGCGGCGCGGCGGGTCGCGCTGCGGATCACGTTGCGGGCGGGGGTTCTGCGGCAGCGCGCCGCCGGTTGCCTGTTCGAGGAACTCCTCGCTCGCCGCTGGCGGTGCATTGACGCCGCGCCCGCTGTCGGGCCCGAAGGGATCCGGCCCGTTCTCGCGCGTGCCGGGCTCGACCATGTTGCCCTGTTCGTCGATGTAGTAATAGTCGTCCGGGCTGCCGAACATTGCTTCCTCGTCGGGCTCCAGCTGCCATTCGGGCAGGTTGAGCGTGACGTCGAATTCCTCGACCGGGCGGCTCTTGACGGCATAGCGCATATAGGCGGCAAAGGCCTGTGCGGGGGCGCGGCCACCCTGCAGGCCGGGGACGGGCTTGGCATCGTCGCGGCCCATCCACACGCCGGTGGTGATCCCGCTCGAAAAGCCGATGAACCAGCCGTCCTTGTTCGACGAGGTGGTGCCGGTCTTGCCCGCCACGGGCCGCCCGATCTGCGCCGCGCGCCCGGTGCCGGTCTGCACCGCGGCCTGCAAAAGGTCGGTGATCCCGGCCACGACGTAATCGGGGATTTGCGGCGAGGGGTTCACCTCTTCATGGCGGTAGAGCACCGCGCCATCCGCACTGGTCACCTTGGTGATGCCATAGGGCTGCACCGCGGATCCCTTGGCCGCGATCCCGGCGAAGGCCTGGGTCATCTCGATCACGCGCATTTCCGAGGCACCCAGCACCATCGAAGGGTTTGTGTCGATCTTGGAATTCACCCCGAACCGCCGCGCCATCGACGCGACCGTGCCGAACCCGACTTCGTTGCCGAGCTGCGCCGCGACGGTGTTGATCGAGAAGGCGAAGGCGGTGCGCAGATCGGTCTCGCCCACGTTGCGACCGTTGGAATTGCGCGGGCTCCAGCCGCCGATGGTCACCGGGGTGTCGTTGACCCGGTCCTCGGGCGTGTATCCCGCCTCGAGCGCGGCGAGATAGACGAACAGCTTCCACGCCGATCCGGGCTGGCGCAGTGCGGCGGTGGCACGGTTGTAGTTGCTGGCGACGTAATCCGTCCCGCCCACCATCGCGAGAATTGCGCCGTCGCGGTCGAGACTGACCAGCGCACCCTGCGCGCCCTTGGGGGTATTGGCCTCGATCGCGGCGGTCGCGGCGCGCTGCATCCCGACATCGAGCGTCGTCCACACCTCGATCGGCTCGTAGGTTTCAGGCAGGATGATATCGAGCTGCGGCAGCACCCAGTCGGTGAAGTAG from Porphyrobacter sp. YT40 encodes:
- a CDS encoding Do family serine endopeptidase, whose product is MPSRILPKDKDQEDVNNVRYVYGLSSALLVGGATLSLITGSPLGAQVAQNDGAVMDQVVPVAGAPASFADLTAQLQPAVVNIATRQRVEVANNPFAGTPFAELFNRRGGGGGGGEPQTREAQSLGSGFIISADGYVVTNNHVINPPDSRATLESITITTTDGTEYEAELIGADAASDLAVLKIKANKTFPFVRFGDSSAARPGDWVVAIGNPFGLNGTVTSGIISAVYRNTGQGGAYDRYIQTDASINRGNSGGPLFDMRGNVIGINNAIFSPSGGSVGIGFAIPAEIAAPIVEKLRSGEEIQRGYMGVRLQPIDEDFAASLGLPKRRGELAQTVEDGSPAARAGIRSGDVLTKVNGKDVTADQTVSFLVANLQPGTTIPVEVLRDGKRVNINVTLGKRPTEAELLQQNQTFDPEAEEPMAPGTSDSTIEQKLGMQVMPMNAGVARSLGVAADLQGVVIAAVDPNGDAARKGLRRGDIILSANYQATPTVEALLAQVNAATAEKRDAILLRIQRRTTPPAFVAVRLR
- a CDS encoding PBP1A family penicillin-binding protein, whose protein sequence is MSRRGEQLQNKRARGSRRAAAERNAAPASDAAPTGPGGGPPRWRVWLKRLFLWGGALAVLGLVVLAFAVGFAASSLPDYGTLKATQPGQTIVVRARDGRELVEIGPSFGEWLTYNEIPTNMTNAMVAVEDKRFQSHFGVDPVRLTGAVVEWVTGSRSRIGGTSTITQQLARNLFLNNNRTPDRKAREAVLAMALEWKFSKEQILELYLNKVYFGGGAYGIDSASRKFFSHPASELSVEEAAIIAGLVKAPSSYSPTADVQAAVDRAQVVLKLMQEQGYITADEAQVDVSAVQLKEQAGQNSVRYFTDWVLPQLDIILPETYEPIEVWTTLDVGMQRAATAAIEANTPKGAQGALVSLDRDGAILAMVGGTDYVASNYNRATAALRQPGSAWKLFVYLAALEAGYTPEDRVNDTPVTIGGWSPRNSNGRNVGETDLRTAFAFSINTVAAQLGNEVGFGTVASMARRFGVNSKIDTNPSMVLGASEMRVIEMTQAFAGIAAKGSAVQPYGITKVTSADGAVLYRHEEVNPSPQIPDYVVAGITDLLQAAVQTGTGRAAQIGRPVAGKTGTTSSNKDGWFIGFSSGITTGVWMGRDDAKPVPGLQGGRAPAQAFAAYMRYAVKSRPVEEFDVTLNLPEWQLEPDEEAMFGSPDDYYYIDEQGNMVEPGTRENGPDPFGPDSGRGVNAPPAASEEFLEQATGGALPQNPRPQRDPQRDPPRRPPPQPAIKPADQ